A stretch of Gloeocapsopsis sp. IPPAS B-1203 DNA encodes these proteins:
- a CDS encoding outer membrane beta-barrel protein has product MLISGIIDDQFVEALVIRKINLFRDYDRFFLQKTGDQIREIKAEFDTLLVNNQEFLRPKTIWKGVLVFLMNDCLKISDEKLSKFKLNEKEITDLVIEYNKCSGEYYQVPKDEKEFHRFSFGLTASLGQGRIHKKNVETANRHLNYPYRDMGYNFGIIVQYMNPKQNDKLFIQTGLEYSAFQFEGFTEYLIPPSLRVTSETEIRIQYLTIPISTNYRITSGRSNLYLTAGANFNFLINSSTRHYAESTFGTINPNTTSSESDAFDLRSSQFGLFTGIGTLQKIGKFTTSTSFRINHWMILNREQAFNLSNSYLGIHFAILR; this is encoded by the coding sequence TTGTTAATATCTGGAATTATAGATGATCAATTTGTGGAAGCTTTGGTGATTAGAAAAATCAATCTATTTAGAGATTATGATAGATTTTTTCTGCAAAAAACAGGTGATCAGATTAGGGAAATAAAGGCAGAATTCGACACTCTTCTTGTTAACAATCAGGAGTTTCTCAGGCCTAAAACTATCTGGAAAGGAGTTTTAGTTTTCCTTATGAATGATTGCTTGAAAATCAGTGATGAAAAATTGAGCAAATTCAAACTGAATGAAAAAGAGATCACCGATTTGGTGATCGAATACAATAAATGTTCAGGAGAGTATTATCAAGTACCAAAGGATGAAAAAGAATTTCATCGCTTCAGCTTTGGTTTGACAGCAAGCCTCGGGCAAGGAAGAATCCACAAGAAAAATGTAGAAACAGCAAATAGGCATTTGAATTACCCATACAGAGATATGGGCTATAATTTCGGGATCATAGTCCAATACATGAACCCTAAACAAAATGACAAATTGTTTATCCAAACAGGACTAGAATATTCTGCCTTTCAATTTGAAGGTTTTACCGAGTATTTAATTCCACCTTCTCTGCGCGTCACTAGTGAAACTGAAATCCGTATCCAGTATTTGACGATACCAATAAGTACCAATTATAGAATTACTTCTGGTAGGTCAAACCTTTATTTAACTGCAGGTGCCAACTTTAACTTTTTAATTAATTCTTCAACTAGGCATTATGCTGAAAGCACATTTGGTACTATTAACCCTAATACCACAAGCTCAGAAAGTGATGCTTTTGATTTAAGGAGTTCGCAGTTCGGTTTATTTACCGGAATCGGAACTTTACAAAAAATCGGCAAATTCACAACTTCTACTAGCTTTAGGATTAATCATTGGATGATTTTAAATAGGGAACAAGCATTCAACTTAAGCAACAGCTATTTAGGAATTCACTTTGCTATTTTGAGGTGA